From the genome of Malus domestica chromosome 04, GDT2T_hap1, one region includes:
- the LOC103434210 gene encoding pentatricopeptide repeat-containing protein At3g04760, chloroplastic-like has product MTTVAAKLLPQSLHVTTHPNPSSHQTSAVSCRVCISSNGGNHRRNPPKAAAFAKARPTQLQNNDVKETHLVKPSSRQTSALRCGVCISSNAGNRRRNPSKAAASAEARPTQLQNNDVKETHLVKVLNRSCKAGQYNEALYFLELMVNKGYKPDVILCTKLIKGFFNSRNVEKAVRVMQILEKYGEPDLFSYNALISGFCKANRIDAANKVLDRMRSQGFSPDVVTYNIMIGSLCGRGKLGLALKVLDQLVKDNCRPTVITYTILIEATIPEGGIDEAMKLLDGMLSRGLKPDMHTYNAVVRGMCREGMLDRAFEFVRSLDSKGCSPNVVSYNILLRALLNRGKWEEGEKLVGNMCSRGCEPNVVTYSILISTLCRDCKVEDAVNVLKIMKDKGLTPDAYSYDPLVSAFCKEGRLDLAIEFLDYMISDGCLPDIVNYNTILAALCKSGKADQALQIFENLGEVGCPPNVSSYNTMFSALWNCGDRVRALQMVSEMVSKGIDPDGITYNSLISCLCRDGMVNEAIGLLVDMETGGFQPTVISYNIVLLGLCKTRRIVDAIEVLAAMVEKGCRPNETTYTLLIEGIGFAGWRAEAMQLAHSVFSLRAISEDSFRRLNRTFPMLDVYKELTLSEIKN; this is encoded by the coding sequence ATGACAACAGTTGCCGCCAAGCTGTTGCCTCAGAGCCTCCACGTCACCACCCACCCGAACCCCTCCTCCCACCAGACCAGTGCCGTGAGCTGCAGGGTTTGCATTTCGTCAAACGGCGGAAACCACCGCAGAAACCCGCCAAAGGCGGCGGCTTTCGCCAAAGCAAGACCGACCCAGTTGCAGAACAACGATGTCAAGGAAACCCATTTGGTGAAACCCTCTTCCCGCCAAACCAGTGCCTTGAGATGCGGGGTTTGCATTTCGTCCAACGCCGGCAACCGCCGCAGAAATCCGTCAAAGGCCGCGGCTTCCGCCGAAGCAAGACCGACCCAGTTGCAGAACAATGATGTCAAAGAAACCCATTTGGTGAAAGTGCTCAACAGGTCCTGCAAAGCAGGGCAGTACAATGAAGCACTCTACTTTCTTGAGCTGATGGTGAACAAGGGGTACAAGCCCGACGTGATCCTCTGCACAAAGCTCATCAAAGGGTTCTTCAATTCGAGAAACGTCGAAAAGGCCGTTCGGGTTatgcagattttggagaagtaTGGTGAGCCTGATTTGTTTTCATACAATGCGTTGATCAGCGGGTTCTGTAAGGCGAATCGGATTGATGCAGCAAACAAAGTGCTTGATAGGATGAGGAGCCAGGGGTTCTCACCCGATGTTGTTACTTACaatataatgattgggagtctTTGTGGGAGGGGGAAGCTAGGATTagctttgaaggttttggatcAGTTGGTGAAGGATAATTGCAGGCCAACTGTGATTACTTACACGATTTTGATCGAAGCAACGATTCCTGAAGGCGGAATTGATGAAGCAATGAAGCTTTTGGATGGGATGTTGTCAAGAGGGCTTAAACCTGACATGCATACTTACAATGCAGTTGTTAGGGGAATGTGCAGAGAAGGGATGCTGGATAGGGCTTTCGAGTTTGTTAGGAGCTTAGATTCGAAGGGATGTTCGCCTAATGTAGTCTCGTACAACATTTTGTTACGAGCGCTATTGAATCGAGGTAAATGGGAAGAAGGGGAGAAGCTGGTGGGCAATATGTGTTCGAGAGGCTGTGAGCCGAACGTGGTGACTTACAGCATTTTGATTAGCACGCTATGTCGCGATTGCAAAGTCGAGGATGCAGTGAATGTGTTAAAGATCATGAAGGACAAGGGATTGACTCCGGATGCGTATAGTTATGATCCGTTGGTTTCTGCTTTCTGCAAAGAGGGGAGATTGGATTTGGCAATAGAGTTTTTGGATTACATGATATCGGATGGCTGCTTACCGGATATTGTGAACTACAATACGATATTGGCTGCGTTGTGTAAGAGTGGAAAGGCTGATCAGGCTTTGCAAATCTTCGAGAACCTCGGTGAAGTGGGATGTCCTCCGAATGTGAGCTCATACAACACCATGTTCAGTGCACTGTGGAACTGTGGAGACAGAGTTCGAGCTTTGCAAATGGTATCAGAAATGGTAAGCAAAGGAATTGATCCCGATGGGATTACTTACAATTCGCTTATATCGTGTTTGTGCAGAGATGGGATGGTGAATGAGGCTATAGGGTTGTTGGTAGACATGGAAACTGGTGGCTTTCAGCCAACAGTTATCAGTTACAACATTGTTCTTCTCGGGTTGTGCAAAACGCGTAGGATTGTCGATGCCATTGAAGTGCTCGCGGCAATGGTTGAAAAGGGGTGCCGGCCAAATGAAACCACCTACACTCTGTTGATTGAAGGAATTGGTTTCGCAGGATGGCGAGCTGAAGCGATGCAGCTTGCCCACTCTGTTTTTAGTTTAAGGGCGATTTCCGAAGATTCGTTCAGACGTTTGAATAGAACCTTTCCCATGCTTGATGTGTACAAAGAGCTTACTCTGTCTGAGATTAAGAATTAG
- the LOC103434211 gene encoding uncharacterized protein, whose translation MNEEELRRSEATMADLLNQFESILESDPQIDEVGFLHPSQFSELNKEAGHSPSFDDSTVLRSTDGNSVFWNRDHKLGISTQILLPLYKAAKHAFMAASRQYKALNSKSDVSGDENSLCASLSLDNSFESDVMKHSRALLLLSCDFGTAWHSRKLVVSQKHKLSDFLDELLLSALVLSYSPKSEYAWSHRQWIIKSIAGKCSTLSEIVTKDSELVEKIAERSKMNYRAWNHRCWLVTYMTREQLLYELKRSRNWASLHVADHSCFHYRSRLMLKILEEQCYKQEISSSGYSVETYQLWKEELDWDEMLIKRYIGREALWLHRRFLSLFWIKHFITDHTGVSSHGKQNNSMNNDLRIFMDNELHLLDSCSIIPDNSFDDYQSQAKHSATYILWLIKQIPDSRRIEFQENLKTENLKALLNKACPERSSTWDSLVSYVEASGH comes from the exons atgAACGAAGAGGAGCTGCGTCGTTCGGAAGCAACCATGGCCGATCTTCTGAATCAATTCGAAAGTATCTTGGAATCCGATCCCCAAAT AGATGAGGTGGGATTTCTTCACCCGTCCCAGTTTTCCGAGCTGAATAAAGAGGCAGGCCATTCACCCTCATTTGATGACAGTACTGTGCTGCGCTCGACAGATGGAAACTCAGTTTTTTGGAATAGGGATCATAAGTTGGGGATTTCAACGCAAATTCTTCTTCCATTATATAAGGCAGCTAAGCATGCGTTTATGGCAGCAAGTAGACAATATAAGGCACTTAATAGCAAATCTGATGTATCCGGGGATGAGAATTCTCTGTGTGCGTCATTATCTTTGGATAACAGTTTTGAAAGTGACGTCATGAAGCATAGCAGGGCACTTTTGTTGCTAAGTTGTGATTTCGGCACTGCATGGCATTCCAG GAAACTTGTTGTGTCGCAGAAGCATAAGCTCTCGGATTTTTTGGATGAACTTCTCTTGTCGGCACTTGTTCTTTCATATTCACCTAAGTCTGAGTATGCTTGGAGCCATAG GCAGTGGATCATCAAGTCAATTGCTGGAAAGTGTTCAACTCTGTCAGAGATTGTGACCAAAGACTCTGAGCTGGTGGAGAAAATAGCTGAG AGGTCAAAAATGAATTACCGTGCTTGGAATCATCGTTGCTGGTTGGTTACCTACATGACAAGAGAACAG TTGTTGTATGAATTAAAAAGATCCAGAAACTGGGCCTCCTTGCATGTTGCTGATCATAGTTGCTTCCATTATCGCAGT CGGCTGATGCTTAAGATTTTAGAAGAGCAATGCTATAAACAAGAAATTTCATCTTCTGGTTACAGCGTTGAGACATATCAATTGTGGAAG GAGGAGCTTGATTGGGATGAAATGTTGATAAAGCGCTACATAGGAAGAGAG GCTCTATGGCTTCATCGTCGCTTCCTTTCCTTATTTTGGATAAAGCATTTCATAACCGATCATACTGGTGTGTCCAGCCACGGGAAGCAGAATAACAGCATGAATAACGACTTAAGAATATTTATGGATAACGAGTTACATCTCCTCGACTCCTGCTCAATCATTCCAGATAATAGCTTTGACGATTACCAATCACAGGCTAAACATTCTGCCACTTACATATTATGGTTGATTAAG CAAATCCCTGATTCCCGACGGATTGAATTTCAAGAGAATCTGAAAACCGAAAACCTAAAAGCTCTGTTGAATAAGGCGTGCCCGGAGAGGTCCTCAACTTGGGATTCTTTAGTGAGCTATGTAGAAGCATCTGGACATTAG